One window of uncultured Trichococcus sp. genomic DNA carries:
- the rpsH gene encoding 30S ribosomal protein S8: protein MVMTDPIADFLTRIRNANMVRHESLEVPASKTKLEIANILKAEGFIKNFDYTSDDKQGVIRVFLKYGPNNERVITGLKRISKPGLRVYAKTGDIPKVLNGLGIAIVSTSEGVITDKEARAKNIGGEVLAYIW, encoded by the coding sequence ATGGTCATGACAGATCCAATCGCAGATTTCTTAACTCGTATTCGTAATGCCAACATGGTACGTCACGAATCTTTAGAAGTGCCTGCATCAAAGACAAAATTAGAGATCGCTAACATTCTTAAGGCTGAAGGTTTCATCAAAAACTTTGATTACACTTCAGACGACAAACAAGGTGTTATCCGTGTATTCTTAAAATATGGTCCAAACAACGAACGCGTCATCACTGGTTTGAAACGTATTTCAAAACCAGGTTTGCGCGTCTACGCTAAAACTGGCGACATCCCTAAAGTATTGAATGGTTTAGGAATCGCAATCGTGTCTACTTCTGAAGGTGTTATCACCGACAAAGAAGCAAGAGCGAAAAACATCGGCGGCGAAGTATTAGCTTACATTTGGTAA
- the rplO gene encoding 50S ribosomal protein L15 — translation MKLHELKPAEGSRKERNRVGRGSSSGNGKTSGRGHKGQKARSGGGVRLGFEGGQTPLFRRLPKRGFTNINRKEYAVINLETLNRFEDGAEVTPALLVETGIVRDEKSGIKVLGNGSVEKKLTVKANKFSEAAQKAIEAAGGTVEVI, via the coding sequence ATGAAACTTCATGAATTAAAACCTGCTGAAGGCTCACGTAAAGAACGTAACCGTGTCGGTCGCGGATCTTCATCCGGTAATGGTAAAACATCCGGTCGTGGACATAAAGGCCAAAAAGCCCGTTCAGGCGGCGGTGTGAGACTTGGATTCGAGGGTGGACAAACTCCATTGTTCCGTCGTCTTCCAAAACGTGGATTCACGAACATCAACCGTAAGGAATATGCTGTCATCAACTTAGAAACATTAAACCGTTTCGAAGATGGTGCAGAAGTTACTCCAGCTTTATTAGTTGAAACTGGTATTGTCAGAGATGAAAAATCAGGCATCAAAGTTTTAGGCAACGGAAGCGTTGAGAAAAAACTGACAGTTAAAGCTAATAAATTCTCCGAAGCAGCACAAAAAGCTATCGAAGCTGCAGGTGGGACTGTTGAGGTGATCTAA
- a CDS encoding adenylate kinase → MNLIIMGLPGAGKGTQAEKIIAKYNIPHISTGDMFRAAMKNETALGLEAKSYMDKGELVPDEVTNGIVKERLAESDTEKGFLLDGFPRTLVQAKALDAIMDELDKKIDAVINIDVNPEVLMQRLTGRIICRSCGATYHKQNNPPKVEGTCDRCGGHDFYQREDDKPETVENRIQINLEQSQPIIAFYSEKGLLHNVDGGIGIDKLFTEIQKIIE, encoded by the coding sequence ATGAACCTAATTATTATGGGTCTTCCCGGTGCTGGAAAAGGAACACAGGCTGAAAAGATCATCGCGAAATACAATATTCCGCATATCTCTACAGGGGACATGTTCCGAGCTGCCATGAAAAATGAGACAGCCTTGGGCTTGGAAGCAAAATCATATATGGATAAAGGCGAACTTGTTCCAGATGAAGTTACGAACGGAATCGTTAAAGAGAGATTAGCAGAATCTGATACCGAAAAAGGCTTTTTGTTGGATGGTTTTCCAAGAACCCTCGTACAAGCAAAAGCACTTGATGCTATCATGGATGAACTCGACAAAAAAATCGATGCTGTTATTAACATTGATGTGAACCCTGAAGTTTTGATGCAACGTCTGACGGGTAGAATCATTTGCCGCTCTTGCGGAGCGACTTACCACAAACAGAACAATCCTCCCAAAGTGGAAGGAACGTGCGATCGTTGTGGCGGACACGATTTCTATCAACGCGAAGATGACAAGCCTGAAACAGTAGAAAATCGCATTCAGATTAATCTTGAACAGTCTCAACCAATCATTGCATTTTACAGCGAAAAAGGATTGTTACATAATGTGGATGGCGGAATCGGCATCGACAAGTTGTTTACCGAAATCCAAAAGATTATAGAATAG
- the rpmD gene encoding 50S ribosomal protein L30 has translation MAEVKITLTRSLIGRPQNQKDTCKALGLSKIGKTVVKPANPAILGMINTVSHLVTSEEVK, from the coding sequence ATGGCAGAAGTAAAGATCACTTTAACACGCAGCTTGATCGGACGTCCTCAAAACCAAAAAGATACTTGCAAGGCTTTGGGATTGTCCAAAATCGGCAAAACTGTTGTGAAACCAGCTAACCCAGCTATCTTGGGCATGATTAACACAGTAAGCCACTTAGTAACATCAGAAGAAGTTAAATAA
- the rpsM gene encoding 30S ribosomal protein S13, which yields MARIAGVDVPRDKRVVISLTYIFGIGLNTAQKVLAAAEVSEDTRVRDLTNDELDRIRIEVDKLKVEGDLRREVNLNIKRLIEIGSYRGMRHRRGLPVRGQNTKNNARTRKGPAKAVAGKKK from the coding sequence ATGGCTCGTATCGCAGGAGTAGATGTTCCGCGTGACAAACGTGTAGTTATTTCATTAACTTATATTTTTGGTATCGGATTAAACACAGCTCAAAAAGTTTTAGCAGCAGCTGAGGTTTCAGAAGATACTCGCGTTCGTGATTTAACGAATGATGAATTAGACCGTATCCGTATCGAAGTGGATAAATTAAAGGTTGAAGGTGATCTTCGTCGTGAAGTAAACCTAAATATTAAACGATTGATCGAAATTGGATCTTACAGAGGAATGCGTCACCGTCGTGGTTTGCCTGTTCGCGGACAAAACACTAAGAACAATGCACGTACTCGTAAAGGCCCAGCTAAAGCAGTCGCTGGTAAGAAAAAATAA
- a CDS encoding energy-coupling factor transporter transmembrane component T yields MLDKLLFGRYIQGDSLVHRLDPRAKLIGAFYFIIVIFLANNWQTYLIMTLFTFLCVILSDIKLSVFLNGVKPLIWLILFTVLLQILFTRGGETYLVLGPISITSFGVINGAFIFMRFVLIIFISTLLTLTTMPLSLTDAIEKLLGPLKRFKVPVHEIALMLSIALRFVPTLMDEASKIMNAQRARGVEFGEGNIVKQMKAVTPILVPLFVSSFNRADELANAMEARGYQGGEGRTKYRILDWQRRDTLSMLAFVALTGLLLFFRS; encoded by the coding sequence ATGTTGGATAAATTATTGTTCGGTCGCTACATCCAAGGCGACTCGCTGGTCCATCGACTGGATCCGCGCGCAAAGCTGATCGGGGCTTTCTATTTCATCATCGTCATCTTCCTGGCCAACAACTGGCAGACTTATTTGATCATGACGTTGTTCACTTTCTTGTGCGTCATCCTGTCCGATATCAAACTTTCGGTCTTTCTGAACGGCGTAAAGCCGCTGATCTGGTTGATCCTGTTCACGGTATTGCTGCAGATCCTCTTCACACGGGGAGGGGAAACCTACTTGGTGCTGGGGCCGATCAGCATCACTTCATTCGGGGTGATCAACGGTGCCTTCATCTTCATGCGTTTCGTCCTGATCATCTTCATTTCCACGCTGCTGACGCTCACAACAATGCCGTTGTCGTTGACCGATGCAATCGAAAAGCTGTTGGGGCCGTTGAAACGCTTCAAGGTTCCTGTCCATGAAATTGCGCTGATGCTTTCCATCGCATTGCGTTTCGTGCCGACATTGATGGATGAAGCTTCGAAGATCATGAACGCGCAACGGGCTCGCGGTGTCGAGTTCGGCGAAGGCAATATCGTGAAGCAGATGAAGGCCGTCACACCGATTTTGGTGCCGCTGTTTGTCAGCTCCTTCAACCGTGCCGATGAACTGGCGAACGCCATGGAGGCGCGCGGCTATCAGGGCGGGGAAGGCCGGACGAAATACCGCATCCTCGATTGGCAGAGGCGCGATACGCTGAGTATGCTGGCGTTTGTCGCACTGACCGGGCTGCTGCTGTTCTTCCGATCTTGA
- the rpmJ gene encoding 50S ribosomal protein L36 produces the protein MKVRASVKPICEKCKVIRRNGRVMVICENPKHKQRQG, from the coding sequence ATGAAAGTTAGAGCATCAGTAAAACCCATTTGCGAAAAATGCAAAGTCATTCGCCGCAATGGTCGTGTTATGGTGATTTGCGAAAATCCCAAACACAAACAACGCCAAGGATAA
- the rplF gene encoding 50S ribosomal protein L6: MSRIGNKAIEIPAGVTVTQQGNTVTVKGPKGELTSTFNEMIGINIEGNTVTFTRPNEDKFTKSIHGTTRALLNNMVVGVSEGFAKELDLVGVGYRAQLQGKKLVLNVGYSHPVEFTPEDGIEVEVPTNTKIIVKGYDKAKVGALAANIRGVRPPEPYKGKGIKYVNEIIRRKEGKTGK, encoded by the coding sequence GTGAGTCGTATTGGTAATAAAGCAATCGAAATCCCAGCTGGCGTAACCGTTACTCAACAAGGTAACACTGTTACAGTTAAAGGCCCTAAAGGCGAATTAACTAGCACATTTAATGAAATGATCGGTATCAATATCGAAGGAAACACTGTTACTTTCACTCGTCCTAACGAAGATAAATTCACTAAATCCATTCACGGTACTACACGCGCGTTGTTGAACAACATGGTTGTAGGTGTATCTGAAGGATTTGCGAAAGAATTGGACTTAGTAGGGGTTGGGTACCGTGCTCAATTACAAGGCAAAAAACTTGTATTGAACGTGGGATATTCTCATCCAGTTGAATTCACACCTGAAGACGGTATTGAAGTGGAAGTACCAACTAACACTAAAATCATCGTCAAAGGCTACGATAAAGCTAAAGTTGGCGCTTTGGCAGCCAACATCCGTGGCGTACGCCCACCAGAGCCTTACAAAGGTAAAGGTATCAAATACGTTAACGAAATCATCCGTCGTAAAGAAGGTAAGACAGGTAAATAA
- the rpsE gene encoding 30S ribosomal protein S5 produces the protein MVYVDPAHIELEDRVVAINRVTKVVKGGRRLRFAALVVVGDRNGHVGFGTGKAAEVPEAIRKAIESAKKSLIEVPMSESTIPHQVIGTFCGGNVMLKPAKSGSGVSAGGPVRAVVELAGIADITSKSLGSNTPINMVRATIEGLKQLKNAEDVAKLRGKTVEELLG, from the coding sequence ATGGTTTATGTTGACCCAGCTCATATTGAATTAGAAGATCGCGTTGTTGCAATCAATCGTGTTACAAAAGTTGTTAAAGGTGGACGTCGTCTGCGTTTTGCTGCTTTAGTTGTTGTAGGAGACAGAAACGGACATGTAGGATTCGGTACTGGTAAAGCTGCCGAGGTTCCAGAAGCTATTCGTAAAGCTATCGAAAGTGCTAAAAAGAGCCTTATTGAAGTTCCAATGTCTGAATCAACAATCCCACACCAAGTTATCGGAACTTTCTGTGGCGGTAACGTAATGTTGAAACCTGCTAAATCCGGTTCCGGAGTTTCTGCAGGCGGACCAGTCCGTGCCGTTGTTGAATTAGCTGGTATCGCTGATATCACAAGCAAGTCCCTTGGTTCGAACACACCTATCAACATGGTACGTGCTACAATCGAAGGCTTGAAACAATTAAAAAATGCTGAAGACGTTGCGAAATTACGCGGCAAAACAGTTGAAGAATTACTAGGATAA
- the rplQ gene encoding 50S ribosomal protein L17 has translation MAYRKLGRTSAQRKAMLRDLTTDLIINERIVTTEARAKEIRSTTEKMITLGKRGDLAARRLAAAYVRNEVADVREEDDKIVVQSALQKLFSDIAPRYAERQGGYTRILKTEPRRGDAAQMVIIELV, from the coding sequence ATGGCTTACCGTAAATTAGGACGCACAAGCGCTCAAAGAAAAGCAATGCTTCGTGATTTGACTACTGATTTAATCATCAACGAACGCATCGTTACAACTGAAGCACGTGCTAAAGAAATTCGTTCTACTACTGAGAAAATGATTACTTTAGGCAAACGCGGTGATTTAGCTGCTCGTCGTTTGGCTGCAGCATATGTTCGTAACGAAGTAGCAGACGTTCGTGAAGAAGACGACAAAATCGTTGTTCAATCAGCGTTACAAAAATTGTTCTCTGATATCGCACCTCGCTATGCAGAACGTCAAGGCGGATACACACGTATCTTGAAGACAGAACCTCGTCGTGGCGATGCTGCACAAATGGTTATCATTGAATTAGTATAA
- the rplE gene encoding 50S ribosomal protein L5 produces the protein MNRLKERYTKEIVPSLMEKFEYTSIMQTPKIDKIVINMGVGDAVSNTKNLDKAVEELTLISGQKPVITLAKKSIAAFRLREGMPIGTKVTLRGERMYDFLDKLVTVSLPRVRDFRGISKKSFDGRGNYTLGIKEQLIFPEVDYDRVDKVRGMDIVIVTTANTDEESRELLTQLGMPFQK, from the coding sequence ATGAACCGTTTAAAAGAAAGATACACAAAAGAAATCGTTCCATCATTGATGGAAAAATTTGAATACACTTCAATCATGCAAACACCTAAAATTGACAAAATCGTCATCAACATGGGTGTGGGTGATGCTGTTTCAAACACAAAAAACTTGGATAAAGCAGTTGAAGAACTAACTTTGATCTCTGGTCAAAAACCAGTCATCACGTTAGCTAAAAAATCAATCGCTGCATTCCGTTTACGTGAAGGTATGCCTATCGGCACTAAAGTTACTTTACGTGGCGAAAGAATGTACGACTTCTTGGATAAACTAGTAACAGTTTCATTACCACGTGTACGTGACTTCCGTGGGATCAGCAAAAAATCTTTTGATGGTCGTGGAAACTATACTTTAGGTATCAAAGAACAATTGATTTTCCCAGAAGTTGACTATGATAGAGTCGACAAAGTACGTGGTATGGATATCGTTATCGTTACTACTGCTAACACTGACGAAGAATCAAGAGAATTATTGACTCAACTTGGAATGCCATTCCAAAAATAA
- the rpsK gene encoding 30S ribosomal protein S11, with product MAKKVARKRRVKKNVEAGVAHIRSTFNNTIVMITDVHGNAISWSSAGSLGFRGSRKSTPYAAQMAAEAAAKVSMEHGMKTVEVAVKGPGSGREAAIRSLQAAGLEVTAIRDVTPVPHNGCRPPKRRRV from the coding sequence ATGGCTAAAAAAGTAGCTCGCAAACGCCGCGTGAAAAAGAATGTTGAAGCTGGTGTAGCACATATCCGCTCAACTTTTAATAATACTATTGTTATGATTACAGATGTTCATGGAAATGCTATTTCATGGTCATCAGCAGGTTCATTAGGATTCAGAGGTTCTCGTAAATCTACTCCTTATGCTGCACAAATGGCTGCAGAAGCAGCAGCTAAAGTTTCTATGGAACATGGCATGAAAACAGTTGAAGTAGCTGTTAAAGGTCCTGGTTCTGGACGTGAAGCTGCCATTCGTTCATTACAAGCTGCAGGTTTGGAAGTTACCGCAATCCGCGACGTAACGCCCGTTCCTCATAATGGATGCCGTCCACCAAAACGTCGTCGTGTTTAA
- the infA gene encoding translation initiation factor IF-1, translating into MAKDDVIEIEGVVVETLPNAMFKVELENGHIVLAHVSGKIRMHYIRILPGDKVTVELSPYDLTRGRITYRFK; encoded by the coding sequence GTGGCGAAAGACGATGTCATTGAGATCGAAGGAGTTGTCGTTGAAACTTTGCCCAATGCAATGTTTAAAGTCGAACTTGAAAATGGTCACATAGTATTAGCTCACGTATCTGGTAAAATTAGAATGCATTACATCCGCATTTTGCCAGGCGATAAAGTTACGGTAGAATTATCTCCGTACGATCTTACTCGTGGACGCATTACTTACCGCTTTAAATAA
- the rplR gene encoding 50S ribosomal protein L18 — MITKPDKNKVRQARHARVRRKISGTAECPRLNVFRSNKNIYAQLIDDVAGVTLASASTKESEIANGTKTEAAAAVGKLIAERSVAKGIKKVVFDRGGYLYHGRVQALAEAARENGLDF; from the coding sequence GTGATTACTAAACCAGATAAAAACAAAGTGCGCCAAGCTAGACACGCACGAGTAAGAAGAAAAATCTCTGGTACTGCAGAGTGCCCACGCTTGAACGTTTTTCGTTCCAACAAAAACATCTACGCTCAATTAATTGATGACGTAGCGGGTGTGACGCTAGCAAGTGCCTCTACAAAAGAATCAGAAATCGCAAACGGTACTAAAACTGAAGCTGCTGCTGCAGTTGGAAAACTGATTGCTGAACGTTCTGTTGCTAAAGGTATCAAAAAAGTAGTCTTTGACCGTGGTGGCTATCTGTACCATGGTCGTGTGCAGGCTTTGGCTGAAGCTGCTCGCGAAAATGGACTAGATTTCTAG
- a CDS encoding type Z 30S ribosomal protein S14 — MAKKSMIAKNKRPAKHSTQAYSRCERCGRPHSVYRKFKLCRICFRELAYKGQIPGVKKASW; from the coding sequence TTGGCTAAAAAATCCATGATTGCTAAAAACAAACGTCCCGCAAAACATTCTACTCAAGCTTACTCTCGTTGTGAACGTTGCGGACGTCCACATTCAGTTTATCGCAAATTCAAACTTTGCCGTATTTGCTTCCGTGAACTTGCCTATAAAGGACAAATTCCCGGCGTGAAAAAGGCTAGCTGGTAA
- a CDS encoding energy-coupling factor ABC transporter ATP-binding protein translates to MNEIIELRNVTFSYSEEDARPALNNVSLTIRQGEWIAIIGPNGSGKSTLAKTINGLIEANSGEVIIEGIALNAETVWDVRKKIGMVFQNPDNQFVGSTVQDDVAFGLENVGIPREEMVKRVADAVAAVNMANFMDKEPARLSGGQKQRVAIAGIVALSPDIIILDEATTMLDPEGRHEVIETIQEIKEKENLTVISITHDIDEAAKANRIFVMEAGQLKRIGTPEEIFSLGKEIIDIGLDIPFPEKLKYQLKRQGLEVPEEYLTEEGMVSWLWTLLSKK, encoded by the coding sequence ATGAATGAAATTATCGAGTTGCGCAATGTGACTTTTTCCTATTCAGAGGAAGATGCAAGGCCGGCATTGAACAACGTTTCGTTGACGATCCGGCAAGGCGAATGGATCGCCATCATCGGCCCCAACGGTTCAGGCAAGTCAACCTTGGCCAAAACGATCAACGGTCTGATAGAAGCGAACTCCGGAGAAGTGATCATCGAAGGGATAGCTTTGAATGCAGAGACGGTTTGGGACGTCCGCAAAAAAATCGGGATGGTCTTCCAGAATCCGGACAATCAGTTCGTCGGTTCGACCGTGCAGGATGACGTAGCTTTCGGTCTGGAGAACGTCGGCATTCCCCGCGAGGAAATGGTGAAGCGGGTAGCCGATGCGGTTGCGGCTGTCAATATGGCCAACTTCATGGACAAGGAACCGGCACGACTTTCGGGCGGGCAGAAGCAACGTGTGGCGATCGCCGGAATCGTGGCTTTGTCTCCTGACATCATCATCCTTGATGAGGCGACGACCATGCTGGATCCGGAAGGCCGTCATGAAGTCATCGAGACCATCCAGGAAATAAAAGAAAAAGAAAACCTGACGGTGATCTCGATCACCCACGACATCGATGAGGCTGCGAAAGCGAACCGCATCTTTGTGATGGAAGCCGGGCAATTGAAACGCATCGGCACACCGGAAGAAATATTCAGTTTGGGCAAGGAAATCATCGATATCGGCTTGGATATCCCGTTCCCTGAAAAGCTGAAATACCAATTGAAGAGACAGGGACTGGAAGTTCCTGAAGAATATTTGACTGAGGAAGGGATGGTGAGCTGGCTATGGACATTACTTTCGAAAAAGTAG
- a CDS encoding DNA-directed RNA polymerase subunit alpha, with product MIEIEKPRIETIEISEDAKFGKFVVEPLERGYGTTLGNSLRRILLSSLPGTAVTTIQIDGVLHEFSTIDGVVEDVTQIILNIKKLALKLYTDEDKTIEIDVKGPAVVTAADITHDSDVEILNPDLYICTVSEGAHFHVRLDVKNGRGYVRSEYNKTEDMPIGVLPVDSIYTPISKVNYQVENTRIGQKNIYDKLTLDVWTDGSISPEEAVSLAAKILTEHLNIFVNLTDEARKAEIMVEKEETHKEKMLEMTIEELDLSVRSYNCLKRAGINTVQELTDKSEAEMIKVRNLGRKSLEEVKNKLNDLNLGLRQDD from the coding sequence ATGATCGAAATTGAAAAACCAAGAATTGAAACGATTGAGATCAGCGAAGATGCCAAATTCGGTAAATTCGTTGTAGAACCACTAGAACGCGGTTATGGTACAACACTTGGGAACTCATTACGTCGAATTCTATTATCTTCACTTCCTGGTACAGCTGTAACAACTATCCAAATCGATGGTGTTCTACATGAATTTTCAACGATTGATGGTGTTGTCGAGGATGTTACCCAAATCATTCTGAACATCAAAAAATTAGCTTTGAAATTGTATACGGACGAAGACAAAACAATCGAGATTGACGTAAAAGGTCCAGCAGTCGTGACTGCAGCGGATATTACCCATGACAGCGATGTGGAAATCTTAAACCCTGATTTATATATCTGTACAGTTTCAGAGGGAGCACATTTTCATGTTCGCTTGGATGTAAAAAATGGCCGTGGCTATGTTCGTTCCGAATATAACAAAACGGAAGATATGCCGATCGGTGTTTTGCCAGTCGACTCCATTTATACTCCGATCAGCAAAGTGAATTATCAAGTCGAAAACACTCGCATCGGGCAAAAGAATATTTACGATAAATTAACGTTGGATGTCTGGACAGATGGTTCCATCAGCCCGGAAGAAGCAGTCAGCTTGGCTGCCAAAATTTTAACGGAACATTTGAATATTTTTGTCAATCTGACCGATGAAGCCCGCAAGGCCGAGATAATGGTTGAAAAAGAAGAAACGCATAAAGAAAAAATGCTGGAAATGACTATCGAAGAATTGGATTTATCCGTACGTTCTTATAACTGTTTGAAACGCGCAGGCATCAACACAGTTCAAGAATTGACAGACAAGTCTGAAGCAGAGATGATCAAAGTACGTAATCTGGGACGCAAATCACTTGAAGAAGTGAAAAACAAGCTGAATGATCTTAATCTAGGCTTGCGTCAAGACGACTAG
- a CDS encoding energy-coupling factor ABC transporter ATP-binding protein codes for MDITFEKVGYSYSAGTPFESRALYDVNLNIPDGSYTALIGHTGSGKSTVTQHLNALLKPTEGSVTIGDRVITNKSNNKNLKDLRKKVGIVFQFPESQLFEETIAKDIAFGPMNFGVSEADAMAIVKRVLPLVGLDESFMDRSPFDLSGGQMRRVAIAGVLAMEPEVLVLDEPTAGLDPAGRREIMNMFYQLHIDKGLTIVLVTHQMNDVATYADHVVILEKGTVVRMGPPAEIFQDATWLQEKQLGLPSALAFLDTFSKRTGIDFGNERPLRTEQLAAVLIAKINENKGSQNAAKEEGGNHVG; via the coding sequence ATGGACATTACTTTCGAAAAAGTAGGCTATTCCTACTCTGCCGGAACGCCTTTCGAAAGCCGGGCCCTTTATGATGTGAACCTGAATATTCCGGACGGCAGCTATACGGCGTTGATCGGGCATACCGGCAGCGGAAAATCGACGGTCACGCAGCATCTGAATGCTTTGTTGAAGCCAACGGAAGGCAGTGTGACGATCGGGGACCGCGTCATAACGAACAAATCGAACAACAAAAATCTGAAGGACCTCCGCAAAAAAGTCGGAATCGTGTTCCAATTTCCGGAGTCGCAACTGTTCGAGGAGACGATCGCGAAGGATATCGCCTTCGGACCGATGAACTTCGGCGTCAGCGAAGCAGATGCAATGGCGATCGTGAAGCGCGTATTGCCTTTGGTCGGCTTGGATGAATCCTTCATGGATCGTTCCCCATTCGACCTCTCAGGGGGCCAAATGAGACGCGTAGCGATTGCCGGTGTATTGGCGATGGAACCGGAAGTGCTGGTCCTGGATGAACCGACGGCTGGATTGGATCCTGCCGGCAGACGGGAAATCATGAATATGTTCTACCAACTCCATATCGACAAAGGACTGACCATCGTATTGGTCACGCATCAGATGAATGATGTCGCAACCTATGCAGATCATGTGGTCATCCTTGAAAAAGGGACAGTTGTCCGGATGGGCCCGCCTGCAGAAATTTTCCAGGATGCCACTTGGCTCCAGGAGAAACAGTTGGGCTTGCCTTCTGCGTTGGCTTTTCTGGATACATTCAGCAAAAGGACAGGCATCGATTTCGGAAACGAAAGACCGCTGCGTACGGAACAATTGGCGGCTGTGCTGATCGCCAAAATCAACGAAAACAAAGGCTCCCAAAATGCCGCTAAGGAAGAGGGTGGCAACCATGTTGGATAA
- the secY gene encoding preprotein translocase subunit SecY, translating into MFALLKNAFQAKDIRNRIFFTLGMLIVFRLGAHITVPGVDAGAITNLASTGLFSLLNTFGGGALSQYSIFAMGVSPYITSSIVVQLLQMDIVPKFVEWSKQGEVGRRKLNQVTRYLTVILAFVQSVGLSIGFNQLSALGLVNDPGMTTYMIIALVMTAGSMLVVFIGESISMHGIGNGTSLIIFSGIIARIPTDLNTYYNDRFVDAGSDLTNNILFSVALLSAILLVVILVVYVQQAERKIPIQYSKRASGSNQSAHLPLKINSAGVIPVIFASSFMMTPQTILGFFAASQSEASWYQILSTIFNYREPIGATIYTVLIIVFTYFYAFIQINPEKMAENLQKQGGYIPSVRPGKGTEDYISGMIMRLSTVGALFLGLIALLPIIASGLWNLPDSLALGGTSLLIVVGTALETARQIEGRMVKRNYQGFIQ; encoded by the coding sequence ATGTTTGCTCTTCTGAAAAATGCATTTCAGGCGAAGGACATTAGAAATAGAATCTTTTTTACTCTGGGTATGCTGATTGTGTTCCGTCTCGGAGCACATATTACTGTACCGGGTGTTGATGCGGGTGCCATCACAAACTTGGCATCAACGGGCTTATTCAGCCTGTTGAACACATTCGGAGGTGGAGCACTGAGTCAGTATTCCATTTTCGCAATGGGTGTTTCGCCATACATCACTTCTTCTATTGTCGTTCAATTGTTACAAATGGACATTGTTCCCAAATTTGTGGAATGGTCCAAACAGGGTGAAGTAGGTAGAAGAAAATTAAATCAAGTCACAAGGTACTTAACTGTCATTTTGGCATTTGTGCAATCCGTCGGTCTTTCGATCGGTTTCAACCAACTCTCAGCTTTGGGATTGGTTAACGATCCGGGCATGACGACCTACATGATCATCGCGTTAGTGATGACGGCAGGTTCCATGCTTGTTGTTTTTATCGGAGAATCCATCTCAATGCACGGTATCGGAAACGGAACGTCATTGATCATCTTCTCTGGTATCATCGCAAGAATCCCTACAGATCTTAACACTTACTACAATGATCGTTTCGTTGATGCAGGATCCGATTTGACGAACAACATTTTGTTCTCGGTTGCGCTATTGTCAGCAATATTATTGGTGGTCATACTCGTTGTGTACGTTCAACAAGCTGAACGTAAAATCCCCATTCAGTATTCCAAGCGTGCTTCCGGATCTAATCAATCCGCGCATTTGCCTTTAAAAATCAATTCAGCTGGAGTCATTCCAGTAATCTTTGCCAGTTCTTTCATGATGACACCGCAGACGATCCTTGGGTTTTTCGCGGCAAGTCAAAGTGAAGCAAGCTGGTATCAAATTTTGTCAACCATCTTTAATTACCGTGAACCCATCGGTGCAACAATCTATACGGTATTGATCATTGTCTTCACTTACTTCTATGCCTTCATTCAGATCAATCCTGAAAAAATGGCAGAGAACTTGCAAAAGCAAGGCGGCTATATTCCAAGTGTACGCCCGGGTAAAGGGACAGAAGATTACATTTCCGGTATGATTATGCGATTAAGTACGGTCGGCGCGCTATTTCTTGGACTGATTGCGTTGTTGCCAATCATTGCCTCAGGTTTGTGGAATTTGCCGGACTCGCTCGCCCTTGGCGGAACCAGTCTTCTGATTGTAGTTGGTACTGCATTGGAAACGGCAAGACAAATTGAAGGTCGAATGGTTAAACGTAATTACCAAGGATTTATTCAATAG